The Dermochelys coriacea isolate rDerCor1 chromosome 12, rDerCor1.pri.v4, whole genome shotgun sequence genome has a window encoding:
- the LOC119841419 gene encoding zinc finger protein 501-like isoform X2, with the protein MSPPRRNKGKSRFPQISEETEILRGCFTGDGMVNETMAQNPQQEDDKEVEPHGVLLQRCKESVSRSSEQEKACENQYRPEKQQGNQPTQKADQSVNYQGTQKHNKKTMAQQIILMGERNNTCIECGKKFSKRAHLIIHQRSHTGDKPYECCECGKTFAQSSNLTTHQRIHTGEKPYECCECRKSFTDHSTLISHQRIHTGEKPYECYECGKSFSRSLHLIQHQRIHTGEKPYECCECGQAFTQSSQLIRHQRIHTGEKPYECCECGKTFTGSSNLISHQRIHTGEKPYECCECGKTFTENSTLISHQRIHTGEKPYRCCECGKTFSWSSALIQHKRIHTGEKPYECCECRKTFSQSSALIQHQRIHTGEKPYACCECGKTFAQSSKLIRHQRIHTRE; encoded by the exons ATGTCGCCTCCCAGAAGGAACAAAGGGAAGAGCCGTTTTCCCCAGATCTCAGAGGAAACTGAGATTCTGAGAGGCTGCTTTACAG GTGATGGGATGGTGAATGAGACCATGGCGCAGAATCCTCAGCAGGAAGATGATAAAGAAGTGGAACCACATGGGGTGTTACTGCAAAGATGCAAAGAGAGTGTGTCCAGGAGTAGTGAGCAGGAAAAAGCCTGTGAGAATCAGTACaggccagagaagcagcagggaaaCCAGCCAACACAGAAAGCTGATCAATCTGTTAATTATCAGGGAACTCAGAAACACAACAAGAAAACCATGGCCCAGCAGATTATCCtcatgggagagagaaataacacATGCATTGAGTGTGGGAAAAAGTTCAGTAAGCGAGCACACCTTATTATCCATCAGAGAAGCCACACAGGGGAtaaaccctatgaatgctgtgaatgTGGGAAAACCTTCGCTCAGAGCTCAAACCTTactacacatcagagaatccacacaggagagaaaccctatgaatgctgtgagtgtcgGAAATCCTTCACTGATCACTCAACCCTTATTagtcatcagagaatccacacaggggagaaaccCTATGAATGCTATGAGTGTGGGAAATCCTTCTCTCGGAGCTTACACCTTAttcagcatcagagaatccacacaggggagaaaccctatgaatgctgtgaatgCGGGCAAGCCTTCACTCAGAGCTCACAGcttattagacatcagaggattcacacaggggagaaaccctatgaatgctgtgaatgCGGGAAAACCTTCACTGGTAGTTCAAACCTTATTagccatcagagaatccacacaggggaaaaaccctatgaatgctgtgagtgcgggaaaaccttcaCTGAAAACTCAACCCTTATTAGCCACCAGAGAATCCATACTGGGGAGAAACCCTATCGATGCTGTGAATGTGGGAAAACTTTCTCTTGGAGCTCAGCTCTTATTCAACataagagaatccacacaggggagaaaccctatgaatgctgCGAGTGCAGGAAAACCTTTTCTCAGAGCTCAGCCCTTATTCAGCATCAacgaatccacacaggggagaaaccCTATGCATGTTGTGAATGCGGGAAAACCTTTGCTCAGAGCTCAAAActtattagacatcagaggatccacactaGAGAGTGA
- the LOC119841419 gene encoding zinc finger protein 3-like isoform X5, with protein MASPRLCPHQHLSRRLQGFQFPNLMSPPRRNKGKSRFPQISEETEILRGCFTGDGMVNETMAQNPQQEDDKEVEPHGVLLQRCKESVSRSSEQEKACENQYRPEKQQGNQPTQKADQSVNYQGTQKHNKKTMAQQIILMGERNNTCIECGKKFSKRAHLIIHQRSHTGDKPYECCECGKTFAQSSNLTRHQRIHTGEKPYECCECGKTFTGSSNLISHQRIHTGEKPYECCECGKTFTENSTLISHQRIHTGEKPYRCCECGKTFSWSSALIQHKRIHTGEKPYECCECRKTFSQSSALIQHQRIHTGEKPYACCECGKTFAQSSKLIRHQRIHTRE; from the exons ATGGCCAGCCCTCGGCTCTGCCCACACCAACATCTGAGCCGGAGACTCCAG ggtttccagtttccaaacctgATGTCGCCTCCCAGAAGGAACAAAGGGAAGAGCCGTTTTCCCCAGATCTCAGAGGAAACTGAGATTCTGAGAGGCTGCTTTACAG GTGATGGGATGGTGAATGAGACCATGGCGCAGAATCCTCAGCAGGAAGATGATAAAGAAGTGGAACCACATGGGGTGTTACTGCAAAGATGCAAAGAGAGTGTGTCCAGGAGTAGTGAGCAGGAAAAAGCCTGTGAGAATCAGTACaggccagagaagcagcagggaaaCCAGCCAACACAGAAAGCTGATCAATCTGTTAATTATCAGGGAACTCAGAAACACAACAAGAAAACCATGGCCCAGCAGATTATCCtcatgggagagagaaataacacATGCATTGAGTGTGGGAAAAAGTTCAGTAAGCGAGCACACCTTATTATCCATCAGAGAAGCCACACAGGGGAtaaaccctatgaatgctgtgaatgTGGGAAAACCTTCGCTCAGAGCTCAAACCTTac tagacatcagaggattcacacaggggagaaaccctatgaatgctgtgaatgCGGGAAAACCTTCACTGGTAGTTCAAACCTTATTagccatcagagaatccacacaggggaaaaaccctatgaatgctgtgagtgcgggaaaaccttcaCTGAAAACTCAACCCTTATTAGCCACCAGAGAATCCATACTGGGGAGAAACCCTATCGATGCTGTGAATGTGGGAAAACTTTCTCTTGGAGCTCAGCTCTTATTCAACataagagaatccacacaggggagaaaccctatgaatgctgCGAGTGCAGGAAAACCTTTTCTCAGAGCTCAGCCCTTATTCAGCATCAacgaatccacacaggggagaaaccCTATGCATGTTGTGAATGCGGGAAAACCTTTGCTCAGAGCTCAAAActtattagacatcagaggatccacactaGAGAGTGA
- the LOC119841419 gene encoding zinc finger protein OZF-like isoform X4, producing MASPRLCPHQHLSRRLQGFQFPNLMSPPRRNKGKSRFPQISEETEILRGCFTGDGMVNETMAQNPQQEDDKEVEPHGVLLQRCKESVSRSSEQEKACENQYRPEKQQGNQPTQKADQSVNYQGTQKHNKKTMAQQIILMGERNNTCIECGKKFSKHSTLISHQRIHTGEKPYECYECGKSFSRSLHLIQHQRIHTGEKPYECCECGQAFTQSSQLIRHQRIHTGEKPYECCECGKTFTGSSNLISHQRIHTGEKPYECCECGKTFTENSTLISHQRIHTGEKPYRCCECGKTFSWSSALIQHKRIHTGEKPYECCECRKTFSQSSALIQHQRIHTGEKPYACCECGKTFAQSSKLIRHQRIHTRE from the exons ATGGCCAGCCCTCGGCTCTGCCCACACCAACATCTGAGCCGGAGACTCCAG ggtttccagtttccaaacctgATGTCGCCTCCCAGAAGGAACAAAGGGAAGAGCCGTTTTCCCCAGATCTCAGAGGAAACTGAGATTCTGAGAGGCTGCTTTACAG GTGATGGGATGGTGAATGAGACCATGGCGCAGAATCCTCAGCAGGAAGATGATAAAGAAGTGGAACCACATGGGGTGTTACTGCAAAGATGCAAAGAGAGTGTGTCCAGGAGTAGTGAGCAGGAAAAAGCCTGTGAGAATCAGTACaggccagagaagcagcagggaaaCCAGCCAACACAGAAAGCTGATCAATCTGTTAATTATCAGGGAACTCAGAAACACAACAAGAAAACCATGGCCCAGCAGATTATCCtcatgggagagagaaataacacATGCATTGAGTGTGGGAAAAAGTTCAGTAAG CACTCAACCCTTATTagtcatcagagaatccacacaggggagaaaccCTATGAATGCTATGAGTGTGGGAAATCCTTCTCTCGGAGCTTACACCTTAttcagcatcagagaatccacacaggggagaaaccctatgaatgctgtgaatgCGGGCAAGCCTTCACTCAGAGCTCACAGcttattagacatcagaggattcacacaggggagaaaccctatgaatgctgtgaatgCGGGAAAACCTTCACTGGTAGTTCAAACCTTATTagccatcagagaatccacacaggggaaaaaccctatgaatgctgtgagtgcgggaaaaccttcaCTGAAAACTCAACCCTTATTAGCCACCAGAGAATCCATACTGGGGAGAAACCCTATCGATGCTGTGAATGTGGGAAAACTTTCTCTTGGAGCTCAGCTCTTATTCAACataagagaatccacacaggggagaaaccctatgaatgctgCGAGTGCAGGAAAACCTTTTCTCAGAGCTCAGCCCTTATTCAGCATCAacgaatccacacaggggagaaaccCTATGCATGTTGTGAATGCGGGAAAACCTTTGCTCAGAGCTCAAAActtattagacatcagaggatccacactaGAGAGTGA
- the LOC119841419 gene encoding zinc finger protein 239-like isoform X3, with protein sequence MASPRLCPHQHLSRRLQGFQFPNLMSPPRRNKGKSRFPQISEETEILRGCFTGDGMVNETMAQNPQQEDDKEVEPHGVLLQRCKESVSRSSEQEKACENQYRPEKQQGNQPTQKADQSVNYQGTQKHNKKTMAQQIILMGERNNTCIECGKKFSKRAHLIIHQRSHTGDKPYECCECGKTFAQSSNLTTHQRIHTGEKPYECCECGQAFTQSSQLIRHQRIHTGEKPYECCECGKTFTGSSNLISHQRIHTGEKPYECCECGKTFTENSTLISHQRIHTGEKPYRCCECGKTFSWSSALIQHKRIHTGEKPYECCECRKTFSQSSALIQHQRIHTGEKPYACCECGKTFAQSSKLIRHQRIHTRE encoded by the exons ATGGCCAGCCCTCGGCTCTGCCCACACCAACATCTGAGCCGGAGACTCCAG ggtttccagtttccaaacctgATGTCGCCTCCCAGAAGGAACAAAGGGAAGAGCCGTTTTCCCCAGATCTCAGAGGAAACTGAGATTCTGAGAGGCTGCTTTACAG GTGATGGGATGGTGAATGAGACCATGGCGCAGAATCCTCAGCAGGAAGATGATAAAGAAGTGGAACCACATGGGGTGTTACTGCAAAGATGCAAAGAGAGTGTGTCCAGGAGTAGTGAGCAGGAAAAAGCCTGTGAGAATCAGTACaggccagagaagcagcagggaaaCCAGCCAACACAGAAAGCTGATCAATCTGTTAATTATCAGGGAACTCAGAAACACAACAAGAAAACCATGGCCCAGCAGATTATCCtcatgggagagagaaataacacATGCATTGAGTGTGGGAAAAAGTTCAGTAAGCGAGCACACCTTATTATCCATCAGAGAAGCCACACAGGGGAtaaaccctatgaatgctgtgaatgTGGGAAAACCTTCGCTCAGAGCTCAAACCTTactacacatcagagaatccacacaggagagaaaccctatgaatgctgtgagt gCGGGCAAGCCTTCACTCAGAGCTCACAGcttattagacatcagaggattcacacaggggagaaaccctatgaatgctgtgaatgCGGGAAAACCTTCACTGGTAGTTCAAACCTTATTagccatcagagaatccacacaggggaaaaaccctatgaatgctgtgagtgcgggaaaaccttcaCTGAAAACTCAACCCTTATTAGCCACCAGAGAATCCATACTGGGGAGAAACCCTATCGATGCTGTGAATGTGGGAAAACTTTCTCTTGGAGCTCAGCTCTTATTCAACataagagaatccacacaggggagaaaccctatgaatgctgCGAGTGCAGGAAAACCTTTTCTCAGAGCTCAGCCCTTATTCAGCATCAacgaatccacacaggggagaaaccCTATGCATGTTGTGAATGCGGGAAAACCTTTGCTCAGAGCTCAAAActtattagacatcagaggatccacactaGAGAGTGA
- the LOC119841419 gene encoding zinc finger protein 501-like isoform X1, which produces MASPRLCPHQHLSRRLQGFQFPNLMSPPRRNKGKSRFPQISEETEILRGCFTGDGMVNETMAQNPQQEDDKEVEPHGVLLQRCKESVSRSSEQEKACENQYRPEKQQGNQPTQKADQSVNYQGTQKHNKKTMAQQIILMGERNNTCIECGKKFSKRAHLIIHQRSHTGDKPYECCECGKTFAQSSNLTTHQRIHTGEKPYECCECRKSFTDHSTLISHQRIHTGEKPYECYECGKSFSRSLHLIQHQRIHTGEKPYECCECGQAFTQSSQLIRHQRIHTGEKPYECCECGKTFTGSSNLISHQRIHTGEKPYECCECGKTFTENSTLISHQRIHTGEKPYRCCECGKTFSWSSALIQHKRIHTGEKPYECCECRKTFSQSSALIQHQRIHTGEKPYACCECGKTFAQSSKLIRHQRIHTRE; this is translated from the exons ATGGCCAGCCCTCGGCTCTGCCCACACCAACATCTGAGCCGGAGACTCCAG ggtttccagtttccaaacctgATGTCGCCTCCCAGAAGGAACAAAGGGAAGAGCCGTTTTCCCCAGATCTCAGAGGAAACTGAGATTCTGAGAGGCTGCTTTACAG GTGATGGGATGGTGAATGAGACCATGGCGCAGAATCCTCAGCAGGAAGATGATAAAGAAGTGGAACCACATGGGGTGTTACTGCAAAGATGCAAAGAGAGTGTGTCCAGGAGTAGTGAGCAGGAAAAAGCCTGTGAGAATCAGTACaggccagagaagcagcagggaaaCCAGCCAACACAGAAAGCTGATCAATCTGTTAATTATCAGGGAACTCAGAAACACAACAAGAAAACCATGGCCCAGCAGATTATCCtcatgggagagagaaataacacATGCATTGAGTGTGGGAAAAAGTTCAGTAAGCGAGCACACCTTATTATCCATCAGAGAAGCCACACAGGGGAtaaaccctatgaatgctgtgaatgTGGGAAAACCTTCGCTCAGAGCTCAAACCTTactacacatcagagaatccacacaggagagaaaccctatgaatgctgtgagtgtcgGAAATCCTTCACTGATCACTCAACCCTTATTagtcatcagagaatccacacaggggagaaaccCTATGAATGCTATGAGTGTGGGAAATCCTTCTCTCGGAGCTTACACCTTAttcagcatcagagaatccacacaggggagaaaccctatgaatgctgtgaatgCGGGCAAGCCTTCACTCAGAGCTCACAGcttattagacatcagaggattcacacaggggagaaaccctatgaatgctgtgaatgCGGGAAAACCTTCACTGGTAGTTCAAACCTTATTagccatcagagaatccacacaggggaaaaaccctatgaatgctgtgagtgcgggaaaaccttcaCTGAAAACTCAACCCTTATTAGCCACCAGAGAATCCATACTGGGGAGAAACCCTATCGATGCTGTGAATGTGGGAAAACTTTCTCTTGGAGCTCAGCTCTTATTCAACataagagaatccacacaggggagaaaccctatgaatgctgCGAGTGCAGGAAAACCTTTTCTCAGAGCTCAGCCCTTATTCAGCATCAacgaatccacacaggggagaaaccCTATGCATGTTGTGAATGCGGGAAAACCTTTGCTCAGAGCTCAAAActtattagacatcagaggatccacactaGAGAGTGA